The proteins below come from a single Miscanthus floridulus cultivar M001 chromosome 1, ASM1932011v1, whole genome shotgun sequence genomic window:
- the LOC136551457 gene encoding omega-amidase, chloroplastic-like isoform X2, with product MRATAAALLAPGLKLCAGRARVSCPSRLPLRRVAVMASAPNSSFRPEEARSPPALELPTPPLSKFKVALCQLSVTADKSRNIAHARAAIEKAASDGAKLVLLPEIWNGPYSNDSFPEYAEDIDAGGDAAPSFSMMSEVACSLQITLVGGSIAERSGNNLYNTCCVFGSDGQLKGKHRKIHLFDIDIPGKITFKESKTLTAGQSPTVVDTDVGRIGIGICYDIRFQELAMLYAARGAHLLCYPGAFNMTTGPLHWELLQRARAADNQLFVATCGPARDTSAGYVAWGHSTLVGPAISSSATPTPWRSLSAGRCPETGFSVASLDAAVSL from the exons ATGAGAGCCACAGCCGCCGCGCTCCTCGCCCCAGGTCTAAAGCTCTGCGCGGGCCGCGCGCGCGTCTCCTGCCCCTCCCGCCTCCCACTCCGCCGCGTCGCCGTCATGGCTTCCGCCCCCAACTCCTCCTTCCGCCCGGAGGAGGCGCGCTCCCCTCCCGCCCTCGAGCTCCCGACCCCGCCGCTTTCCAAG TTCAAGGTGGCGCTGTGCCAGCTCTCGGTGACGGCGGACAAGAGTCGCAACATCGCGCACGCGCGCGCGGCCATCGAGAAGGCGGCCTCCGACGGCGCCAAGCTCGTGCTCCTCCCC GAGATATGGAATGGTCCGTATTCAAATGACAGTTTTCCAGAGTACGCCGAGGACATTGATGCTGGCGGAGATGCAGCCCCTTCATTTTCAATGATGTCGGAGGTTGCTTGCAGCTTACAAATCACTCTTGTTGGTGGGTCCATAGCTGAACGTTCTGGCAACAACTTATACAATACATGCTGTGTCTTTGGTTCAGATGGCCAGCTTAAGGGTAAACATAGAAAG ATCCATCTTTTCGACATTGACATTCCAGGAAAGATCACTTTCAAGGAATCAAAGACTCTTACTGCTGGGCAGAGCCCTACTGTTGTAGACACAG ATGTCGGGCGCATTGGTATCGGTATATGTTATGACATCCGTTTCCAGGAATTAGCAATGTTGTATGCTGCAAGAG GTGCTCATTTGTTGTGCTATCCTGGTGCATTCAACATGACTACTGGACCACTGCACTGGGAGTTGCTGCAAAGGGCGAG GGCTGCAGACAACCAG CTGTTTGTTGCAACATGCGGTCCAGCTCGAGATACCAGTGCAGGTTATGTTGCTTGGGGACACTCCACTCTTGTTGGACCT GCAATTTCTTCCTCTGCAACACCAACGCCGTGGCGATCTCTATCAGCTGGTAGATGTCCAGAGACTGGGTTCTCAGTAGCGAGCCTGGATGCAGCTGTCAGCCTGTGA
- the LOC136551457 gene encoding omega-amidase, chloroplastic-like isoform X1 gives MRATAAALLAPGLKLCAGRARVSCPSRLPLRRVAVMASAPNSSFRPEEARSPPALELPTPPLSKFKVALCQLSVTADKSRNIAHARAAIEKAASDGAKLVLLPEIWNGPYSNDSFPEYAEDIDAGGDAAPSFSMMSEVACSLQITLVGGSIAERSGNNLYNTCCVFGSDGQLKGKHRKIHLFDIDIPGKITFKESKTLTAGQSPTVVDTDVGRIGIGICYDIRFQELAMLYAARGAHLLCYPGAFNMTTGPLHWELLQRARAADNQLFVATCGPARDTSAGYVAWGHSTLVGPFGEVIATTEHEEVTVIADIDYSLIEQRRQFLPLQHQRRGDLYQLVDVQRLGSQ, from the exons ATGAGAGCCACAGCCGCCGCGCTCCTCGCCCCAGGTCTAAAGCTCTGCGCGGGCCGCGCGCGCGTCTCCTGCCCCTCCCGCCTCCCACTCCGCCGCGTCGCCGTCATGGCTTCCGCCCCCAACTCCTCCTTCCGCCCGGAGGAGGCGCGCTCCCCTCCCGCCCTCGAGCTCCCGACCCCGCCGCTTTCCAAG TTCAAGGTGGCGCTGTGCCAGCTCTCGGTGACGGCGGACAAGAGTCGCAACATCGCGCACGCGCGCGCGGCCATCGAGAAGGCGGCCTCCGACGGCGCCAAGCTCGTGCTCCTCCCC GAGATATGGAATGGTCCGTATTCAAATGACAGTTTTCCAGAGTACGCCGAGGACATTGATGCTGGCGGAGATGCAGCCCCTTCATTTTCAATGATGTCGGAGGTTGCTTGCAGCTTACAAATCACTCTTGTTGGTGGGTCCATAGCTGAACGTTCTGGCAACAACTTATACAATACATGCTGTGTCTTTGGTTCAGATGGCCAGCTTAAGGGTAAACATAGAAAG ATCCATCTTTTCGACATTGACATTCCAGGAAAGATCACTTTCAAGGAATCAAAGACTCTTACTGCTGGGCAGAGCCCTACTGTTGTAGACACAG ATGTCGGGCGCATTGGTATCGGTATATGTTATGACATCCGTTTCCAGGAATTAGCAATGTTGTATGCTGCAAGAG GTGCTCATTTGTTGTGCTATCCTGGTGCATTCAACATGACTACTGGACCACTGCACTGGGAGTTGCTGCAAAGGGCGAG GGCTGCAGACAACCAG CTGTTTGTTGCAACATGCGGTCCAGCTCGAGATACCAGTGCAGGTTATGTTGCTTGGGGACACTCCACTCTTGTTGGACCT TTTGGAGAGGTGATTGCAACAACTGAGCATGAGGAGGTGACTGTAATAGCAGATATTGACTATTCACTGATTGAGCAGAGGAG GCAATTTCTTCCTCTGCAACACCAACGCCGTGGCGATCTCTATCAGCTGGTAGATGTCCAGAGACTGGGTTCTCAGTAG
- the LOC136551473 gene encoding uncharacterized protein: MSFGAVDMEEESGAAAAAAAAEEIRRLPAEVNWEMLDKSRFFVLGAALFSGVSAALYPAVVVKTHLQVAPPPQAATATAAAILRRDGLRGFYRGFGASLAGTVPARALYMAALEATKSSVGSATVRLGVSEPAASAAASAAAGVSAAVAAQVVWTPVDVISQRLMVQTPASCRYRGGADAFRKILLADGVRGLYRGFGLSILTYAPSNAVWWSTYAVAQRCLWRAVGTERSESCASLMAVQGASAAVAGAAAALVTMPLDTVKTRLQVMEADAAARPTLASTVRGLLKEGGWAACYRGLGPRWGSMSLSAATMVTTYEFLKRLSAKEGSLG; this comes from the coding sequence ATGAGCTTCGGTGCTGTGGACATGGAGGAGGAgagcggcgccgcggcggcggccgcagcGGCTGAGGAGATCCGGCGGCTACCCGCCGAGGTGAACTGGGAGATGCTCGACAAGTCGCGGTTCTTCGTCCTGGGCGCGGCGCTCTTCTCGGGCGTGTCTGCGGCGCTGTACCCGGCCGTGGTGGTCAAGACGCACCTGCaggtggcgccgccgccgcaggcggccacggccacggccgccGCCATCCTCCGGCGGGACGGCCTGCGCGGGTTCTACCGCGGGTTCGGCGCGTCGCTGGCCGGCACGGTGCCCGCGCGCGCGCTCTACATGGCGGCGCTCGAGGCCACCAAGAGCTCCGTCGGGTCGGCCACCGTCCGGCTGGGCGTGTCCGAGCCCGCCGCGtcggccgccgcctccgccgcggcgGGCGTGTCCGCGGCCGTCGCGGCGCAGGTGGTGTGGACCCCCGTGGACGTCATCAGCCAGCGGCTGATGGTCCAGACCCCGGCCTCCTGCCGCTACCGCGGCGGCGCGGACGCCTTCAGGAAGATCCTCCTCGCCGACGGCGTCCGCGGCCTCTACCGCGGGTTCGGCCTCTCCATCCTCACCTACGCGCCGTCCAACGCGGTGTGGTGGTCGACCTACGCCGTGGCGCAGCGGTGCCTGTGGCGCGCCGTGGGGACCGAGCGCTCCGAGAGCTGCGCTTCGCTGATGGCCGTGCAGGGCGCGAGCGCGGCCGTGGCCGGGGCCGCCGCGGCGCTGGTGACCATGCCGCTGGACACCGTGAAGACGCGGCTGCAGGTGATggaggccgacgcggcggcgCGGCCCACGCTGGCGAGCACCGTGCGCGGGCTGCTCAAGGAGGGCGGCTGGGCGGCGTGCTACCGCGGGCTCGGGCCCAGGTGGGGGTCCATGTCGCTGTCCGCGGCCACCATGGTGACCACCTACGAGTTCCTCAAGCGTCTCTCCGCCAAGGAGGGCTCCTTGGGCTAG